The Symphalangus syndactylus isolate Jambi chromosome 8, NHGRI_mSymSyn1-v2.1_pri, whole genome shotgun sequence genome includes a window with the following:
- the B3GNT7 gene encoding UDP-GlcNAc:betaGal beta-1,3-N-acetylglucosaminyltransferase 7 has translation MSLWKKTVYRSLCLALALLVAVTVFQRSLTPGQFLQEPPPPTLEPQKAQKPNGQLVNPNNFWKNLKDVAAPRPMASQGPQAWDVTTTNCSANINLTHQPWFQGLEPQFRQFLFYRHCRYFPMLLNHPEKCRGDVYLLVVVKSVITQHDRREAIRQTWGRERQSAGGGRGAVRTLFLLGTASKQEERTHYQQLLAYEDRLYGDILQWDFLDTFFNLTLKEIHFLKWLDIYCPHVPFIFKGDDDVFVNPTNLLEFLADRQPQENLFVGDVLQHARPIRRKDNKYYIPGALYSKASYPPYAGGGGFLMAGSLARRLHHACDTLELYPIDDVFLGMCLEVLGVQPMAHEGFKTFGISRNRNSRMNKEPCFFRAMLVVHKLLPPELLAMWGLVHSNLTCSRKLQVL, from the exons ATGTCGTTGTG GAAGAAAACCGTCTACCGGAgtctgtgcctggccctggccctgctcgTGGCGGTGACGGTGTTCCAGCGCAGTCTCACCCCTGGTCAGTTTCTACAGGAGCCTCCGCCACCCACCCTGGAACCACAGAAGGCCCAGAAGCCAAATGGACAGCTGGTGAACCCCAACAACTTCTGGAAGAACCTGAAAGATGTGGCTGCGCCCAGGCCCATGGCCTCTCAGGGGCCCCAGGCCTGGGATGTGACCACCACTAACTGCTCAGCCAATATCAACTTGACCCACCAGCCCTGGTTCCAGGGCCTGGAGCCGCAGTTCCGGCAGTTTCTCTTCTACCGCCACTGCCGCTACTTCCCCATGCTGCTGAACCACCCGGAGAAGTGCAGGGGCGATGTCTACCTGCTGGTGGTTGTCAAGTCGGTCATCACGCAGCACGACCGCCGCGAGGCCATCCGCCAGACCTGGGGCCGCGAGCGGCAGTCCGCAGGTGGGGGCCGAGGCGCCGTGCGCACCCTCTTCCTGCTGGGCACAGCCTCCAAGCAGGAGGAGCGCACGCACTACCAGCAGCTGCTGGCCTACGAAGACCGCCTCTATGGCGACATCCTGCAGTGGGACTTTCTCGACACCTTCTTCAACCTGACCCTCAAGGAGATCCACTTCCTCAAGTGGCTGGACATTTACTGTCCCCACGTCCCCTTCATTTTCAAAGGCGATGATGACGTCTTCGTCAACCCCACCAACCTGCTAGAATTTCTTGCTGACCGACAGCCACAGGAAAACCTGTTCGTGGGCGATGTCCTGCAGCATGCTCGGCCCATTCGCAGGAAAGACAACAAATACTACATCCCAGGGGCCCTATACAGCAAGGCCAGCTATCCGCCTTATGCAGGCGGCGGTGGCTTCCTTATGGCCGGCAGCCTGGCCCGGCGCCTGCACCATGCCTGCGACACCCTGGAGCTCTACCCAATCGACGACGTCTTTCTGGGCATGTGCCTGGAGGTGCTGGGCGTGCAGCCCATGGCCCACGAGGGCTTCAAGACTTTCGGCATCTCCCGGAACCGCAACAGCCGCATGAACAAGGAGCCGTGCTTTTTCCGCGCCATGCTCGTGGTGCACAAGCTGCTGCCCCCTGAGCTGCTGGCCATGTGGGGCCTGGTGCACAGCAATCTCACCTGCTCCCGCAAGCTCCAGGTGCTCTGA